The following proteins come from a genomic window of Azoarcus sp. PA01:
- a CDS encoding cysteine protease: MIFHNPSGAPELACEQCGCRWFDRMHGTCYECGSQVPAEQIAEFDRALQAFWAKNAGKEGPAAVPGAKPPADA; this comes from the coding sequence ATGATCTTCCACAACCCGTCCGGCGCCCCCGAACTCGCGTGCGAGCAGTGCGGCTGCCGCTGGTTCGATCGCATGCACGGCACGTGCTACGAATGCGGCAGCCAGGTTCCCGCCGAACAGATTGCCGAGTTCGACCGGGCGCTGCAGGCGTTCTGGGCGAAAAATGCCGGCAAGGAAGGGCCGGCAGCGGTGCCGGGAGCGAAGCCGCCTGCCGATGCGTGA